The window ATCACAAAGTTTCTCCCTTGGATCTCCCCAATACACCTTTGCAACTACCTTCAcctttaattttgtaattttgagtTCAAAATACAATGATTTAACATCATTATATGAAGGAAGTATGATATTAAAACACTAGTTTTACCTTCTTAGCCCTGGAGAGAGTATCAAGAACATCAAGAACCTCAGGATCGTAAGCAAGTCCATACTGTTTAGAGAAATTAACCTCTCTAAATTCCTCCAGAGGAACCAGCGCTgcaataatcatatatttttgtaaattttaaagatCAACATACAAATTCCTTATcataataatatgaaacaaaatttactAAATTTAGTTTAAGAGATCATGTATAGTAAATACGTGAACCGGTGTCCTCGAAGAGGATTTTGCGGGTATGATCGGCGTTTTGTGGTTGGACGTGGATCAAGATGACGGTGTCGCCGTCATCAAGAAGATTCTCAGCCGTCCAACGGAGAGCTAATTTGCTCGTCGGAGAATAGTCCATTCCCACTCCCACCGTACGTACCtttcccatctctctctctctatcaatGGATGATTT is drawn from Camelina sativa cultivar DH55 chromosome 1, Cs, whole genome shotgun sequence and contains these coding sequences:
- the LOC104784775 gene encoding universal stress protein PHOS32; this encodes MGKVRTVGVGMDYSPTSKLALRWTAENLLDDGDTVILIHVQPQNADHTRKILFEDTGSPLVPLEEFREVNFSKQYGLAYDPEVLDVLDTLSRAKKVKVVAKVYWGDPREKLCDAVENLKLDSIVLGSRGLGSLKRMLLGSVSNHVVTNATCPVTVVKG